From a region of the Calypte anna isolate BGI_N300 chromosome 4, bCalAnn1_v1.p, whole genome shotgun sequence genome:
- the AIFM1 gene encoding apoptosis-inducing factor 1, mitochondrial isoform X2 — protein MFRCRLMGATGGLATALRPLSPAPRGRAAAVLHCPHLRCPSRSLTSSGAPGKAGSNLLLYLIVGGAATGTGAYVYKTLRENKERFTSRVSSITRPQDAGSAADAGAAPRGTAAPGARPAVPSHVPFLLIGGGTAAFAAARSIRARDPGARVLIVSEDPALPYMRPPLSKELWFSDDPNVTETLRFKQWNGKERSIYFQPPSFYVPVPDLPFVEHGGVAVLCGKKVVHMDVRGNTVKLNDGTQISYDKCLIATGGTPRNLPAIERAGKDVQKRLTLFRKIEDFKKLEKISREVKSITIIGGGFLGSELACALGRRARTRGLEVIQLFPENGNMGRVLPEYLSNWTTEKVRREGVNVMPNAVVKSVSVSGNRLVIKLKDGRKVETDHIVAAVGLEPNVELAKSAGLEVDSDFGGFRVNAELQARSNIWVAGDAACFYDIKLGRRRVEHHDHAVVSGRLAGENMTGAAKPYWHQSMFWSDLGPNVGYEAIGLVDSSLPTVGVFAKATAKDTPKSATEQSGTGIRSESETEAEASEVHISPSSSPTPQVPKPGEDYGKGVIFYLRDKVVVGIVLWNIFNRMPIARKIIKDGEEHDDLNEVAKLFNIHED, from the exons GCTTGGCCACGGCCCTGCGCCCCCTCAGCCCCGCGCCGCGGGGCCGCGCCGCTGCCG TTCTGCACTGTCCTCATCTAAGATGCCCTTCTAGATCCCTGACGTCTTCAGGTGCCCCTGGCAAAGCTGGCAGCAACCTGTTGTTGTACTTAATTGTAGGAGGAGCAGCCACTGGGACAGGAGCTTAT GTGTACAAGACCCTGAGGGAGAACAAGGAGCGTTTCACCTCCCGCGTCTCCTCCATAACCCGGCCTCAGGACGCTGGGTCAGCTGCTG ATGCAGGTGCTGCTCCTCGGGGCACAGCAG ctccaggagctcGTCCTGCTGTCCCATCTCACGTCCCTTTCCTGCTGATTGGGGGAggaactgctgcttttgctgctgccagATCCATCCGGGCTCGTGACCCCGGTGCCCGG GTGCTGATCGTGTCTGAAGATCCTGCCCTGCCCTACATGCGGCCGCCTCTCTCCAAAGAGCTCTGGTTTTCAGATGACCCCAACGTGACGGAGACGCTGAGGTTCAAACAGTGGaatgggaaggagaggag TATATATTTCCAGCCACCGTCCTTCTACGTGCCTGTCCCGGACCTGCCCTTCGTGGAGCATGGGGGGGTAGCAGTGCTGTGTGGCAAGAAG GTTGTGCATATGGATGTCAGAGGCAACACAGTGAAACTCAACGATGGCACCCAGATATCCTATGACAAATGCCTCATTGCCACTG GTGGCACCCCAAGGAACCTTCCTGCCAttgaaagagcaggaaaagatgTTCAGAAGAGGCTGACACTCTTCAGAAAG ATTGAGGACTTCAAAAAGCTGGAGAAGATTTCCAGAGAAGTCAAGTCCATCACAATTATTGGTGGTGGCTTCCTGGGCAGCGAGCTGGCCTGTGCTCTGGGAAGAAGAG CACGAACCAGAGGCCTGGAGGTGATTCAACTCTTTCCAGAGAATGGCAACATGGGCAGAGTCCTGCCAGAATATCTGAGCAACTGGACCACCGAGAAAGTCCGGAGAG aGGGGGTTAATGTCATGCCCAACGCCGTGGTCAagtctgtctctgtctctggcAACCGGCTGGTAATTAAGCTGAAAGATGGCCGGAAG GTGGAGACAGATCATATCGTGGCTGCGGTGGGGCTGGAACCCAACGTGGAGCTGGCCAAGTCAGCGGGGCTGGAGGTGGACTCGGACTTCGGGGGCTTCAGGGTGAATGCGGAGCTGCAGGCACGCTCTAATATCTGGGTG GCTGGGGACGCTGCCTGCTTCTACGATATCAAACTGGGGCGGAGGCGCGTGGAGCACCACGACCACGCGGTGGTGAGCGGGAGGCTGGCTGGAGAAAACATGACAGGAGCTGCCAAGCCCTATTGGCATCAGTCCATGTTCTG GAGTGACCTGGGTCCCAATGTGGGCTATGAAGCCATTGGCCTTGTTGACAGCAGCTTGCCAACAGTTGGAGTCTTTGCTAAAGCCACAGCAAAAGACACCCCAAAGAGTGCAACAGAGCAGTCAG GGACGGGCATTCGATCCGAGagtgaaacagaagcagaagccTCAGAAGTTCACATTTCTCCCAGCTCTTCACCCACGCCTCAAGTTCCGAAGCCAGGAGAAGATTATGGCAAAGGTGTCATTTTCTACCTCAGGGACAAAGTGGTGGTAGGAATTGTCCTATGGAACATCTTCAACAGGATGCCTATTGCTCGGAAG ATCATCAAGGATGGGGAGGAGCACGACGATCTCAACGAAGTTGCGAAGCTTTTCAACATCCACGAGGACTGA
- the AIFM1 gene encoding apoptosis-inducing factor 1, mitochondrial isoform X1 produces the protein MFRCRLMGATGGLATALRPLSPAPRGRAAAGNLLQRWNVPPGVQLSRQVASAGVPGGRGGSSVFVLIVGLSSLGAGVYVYKTLRENKERFTSRVSSITRPQDAGSAADAGAAPRGTAAPGARPAVPSHVPFLLIGGGTAAFAAARSIRARDPGARVLIVSEDPALPYMRPPLSKELWFSDDPNVTETLRFKQWNGKERSIYFQPPSFYVPVPDLPFVEHGGVAVLCGKKVVHMDVRGNTVKLNDGTQISYDKCLIATGGTPRNLPAIERAGKDVQKRLTLFRKIEDFKKLEKISREVKSITIIGGGFLGSELACALGRRARTRGLEVIQLFPENGNMGRVLPEYLSNWTTEKVRREGVNVMPNAVVKSVSVSGNRLVIKLKDGRKVETDHIVAAVGLEPNVELAKSAGLEVDSDFGGFRVNAELQARSNIWVAGDAACFYDIKLGRRRVEHHDHAVVSGRLAGENMTGAAKPYWHQSMFWSDLGPNVGYEAIGLVDSSLPTVGVFAKATAKDTPKSATEQSGTGIRSESETEAEASEVHISPSSSPTPQVPKPGEDYGKGVIFYLRDKVVVGIVLWNIFNRMPIARKIIKDGEEHDDLNEVAKLFNIHED, from the exons GCTTGGCCACGGCCCTGCGCCCCCTCAGCCCCGCGCCGCGGGGCCGCGCCGCTGCCG GCAACTTGTTGCAGCGCTGGAATGTCCCCCCGGGAGTGCAGCTGAGCAGACAAGTGGCTAGCGCTGGTGTGCCCGGGGGCAGAGGCGGTAGCTCTGTTTTTGTCCTAATTGTGGGCTTGTCCAGCTTAGGAGCGGGTGTCTAT GTGTACAAGACCCTGAGGGAGAACAAGGAGCGTTTCACCTCCCGCGTCTCCTCCATAACCCGGCCTCAGGACGCTGGGTCAGCTGCTG ATGCAGGTGCTGCTCCTCGGGGCACAGCAG ctccaggagctcGTCCTGCTGTCCCATCTCACGTCCCTTTCCTGCTGATTGGGGGAggaactgctgcttttgctgctgccagATCCATCCGGGCTCGTGACCCCGGTGCCCGG GTGCTGATCGTGTCTGAAGATCCTGCCCTGCCCTACATGCGGCCGCCTCTCTCCAAAGAGCTCTGGTTTTCAGATGACCCCAACGTGACGGAGACGCTGAGGTTCAAACAGTGGaatgggaaggagaggag TATATATTTCCAGCCACCGTCCTTCTACGTGCCTGTCCCGGACCTGCCCTTCGTGGAGCATGGGGGGGTAGCAGTGCTGTGTGGCAAGAAG GTTGTGCATATGGATGTCAGAGGCAACACAGTGAAACTCAACGATGGCACCCAGATATCCTATGACAAATGCCTCATTGCCACTG GTGGCACCCCAAGGAACCTTCCTGCCAttgaaagagcaggaaaagatgTTCAGAAGAGGCTGACACTCTTCAGAAAG ATTGAGGACTTCAAAAAGCTGGAGAAGATTTCCAGAGAAGTCAAGTCCATCACAATTATTGGTGGTGGCTTCCTGGGCAGCGAGCTGGCCTGTGCTCTGGGAAGAAGAG CACGAACCAGAGGCCTGGAGGTGATTCAACTCTTTCCAGAGAATGGCAACATGGGCAGAGTCCTGCCAGAATATCTGAGCAACTGGACCACCGAGAAAGTCCGGAGAG aGGGGGTTAATGTCATGCCCAACGCCGTGGTCAagtctgtctctgtctctggcAACCGGCTGGTAATTAAGCTGAAAGATGGCCGGAAG GTGGAGACAGATCATATCGTGGCTGCGGTGGGGCTGGAACCCAACGTGGAGCTGGCCAAGTCAGCGGGGCTGGAGGTGGACTCGGACTTCGGGGGCTTCAGGGTGAATGCGGAGCTGCAGGCACGCTCTAATATCTGGGTG GCTGGGGACGCTGCCTGCTTCTACGATATCAAACTGGGGCGGAGGCGCGTGGAGCACCACGACCACGCGGTGGTGAGCGGGAGGCTGGCTGGAGAAAACATGACAGGAGCTGCCAAGCCCTATTGGCATCAGTCCATGTTCTG GAGTGACCTGGGTCCCAATGTGGGCTATGAAGCCATTGGCCTTGTTGACAGCAGCTTGCCAACAGTTGGAGTCTTTGCTAAAGCCACAGCAAAAGACACCCCAAAGAGTGCAACAGAGCAGTCAG GGACGGGCATTCGATCCGAGagtgaaacagaagcagaagccTCAGAAGTTCACATTTCTCCCAGCTCTTCACCCACGCCTCAAGTTCCGAAGCCAGGAGAAGATTATGGCAAAGGTGTCATTTTCTACCTCAGGGACAAAGTGGTGGTAGGAATTGTCCTATGGAACATCTTCAACAGGATGCCTATTGCTCGGAAG ATCATCAAGGATGGGGAGGAGCACGACGATCTCAACGAAGTTGCGAAGCTTTTCAACATCCACGAGGACTGA